TCACAAAACTGCTTGTACTGTCTGATGATACTTGTTGGAGCAATAGCCCTGATCACATTTGGTGTAGAAATAATCTCCCCAGTAGAAAGTTTCAGTTTCCTTTCACCGAATGGCAGGTCTTTGATAATGTGTGATGACGTAATGAAGTCAAGAAATGGTTCTAATTGACATGGGTCAATTTTTTCTCTCGTCTGTTTCATTTCTTGAATAGGCAGGCCACATCCAACTTCAGAAATGTGTTTTTTTGCTGCATAATACCTGTATGAGGTTAAACCAGGTATCATctaaaaaaggggaaaaaactttgaatttactGTAGTTTTTATGTATAACAGTACATTTATAAAATgattcaaacaacaaaaataatagcCTCCATGTTGTATAGCTTAATTTGCtatatgagttttgctcattattgaataCTGTAGTATTCCTGTAGTTgctaacttctatgtcatttaatctctggttgagagttgttaaattggcaatcataccacatcatggCATATGTTCTTCTATCTCTATAAAGTTTGAGTacctaaggccaaataaaaatatatgtgtggttccagtaaccctaccgtccctactttttcggcttaaaaatagcctacccaaaagattttattgtcatttttcattaagcactgttaaagtcagaatgttgctcccatagactcaatgttaaaaaaaagacataaaataaaaaaaaaatttctacctacctaccctaactttttttcagatgtaactgaaaccacacatactttttattTAGTCTAAGATGAATGTTAAGGCTACATTCTTATACAAAAATTAAGCTTCATGCTCAGTGGAATGTTAGTATTAATGTTGGTGACTTTCTGtggttgtctgttctatggtcgggttgttgtctctttgacacattcccaatttccattttcaattttatgtaataaTTTTTACGTGTACTTTACCTGTTTCATTTGGCTGTACGTGTGTTCAAAAGCCAAAATTGATAAAATCTGCCTTCTGAAAGTCCAGGTTTCTGCTCGGTCATAGATTTCTTTTAGTATTGAAACATTCACTCCACATGATCTAGATGATTGATTATTTTCAACTGCTGTACTTTTACAAAGACTTTCTACAAATTTTTCCATAAAGGCCTCTTTTTCTTTAGGACAAATTGCTTCAATTACTACTGCAAGGCAATCATTGGCTTTTTGTAAATATCTCCTTTGTGTTCTTTCACTAGATAAGAATGAACCTTGCATGTGTTTGACAGGACTAACACCTGACTGTTGTAAAAATATGTTCAAGTTAGACAGCTTATCAGTTTGTACTAGGGATGAATCTGAAATCTGACTGTTTTGACTTGAATCTTCAGTTATACATGTAGATGTAGTTTGGCTGAGGGTTGGTAGACTTTCAACATGTTCCATGTCCTTTAAGTTCACATTTAATTCATCCATTTCATCTGAATCCCATTTCAGCTGTGCCTAAATGAAAGTATACAAGCTGACATGTAgatgatataatataatattcaaaACACAGTAGAGACTAACAAACTGACACAAATGTTATGCAAATACAGACATGTGATTTAATAAtgtataaatcatgtaaatatttcaaaagtaaaggAGATTAAGTGAATAACCTTCAAAAATcttatttgaaatcaaatatgTCTTTTACCTGATGATTccagaataaaatatttttacacaaCCCATTTTTCATGTTCTGATATTTTACCCTGTTTCATGGTATATCATATTTAGATGTAAGCAACTTGTGATCACTAATTGTATTACATGTAGGTAAAAAAATCAGAACACAGGTTTTATAGTTCTTAACCAGAAGATGAAATTTATGACCCTTTGACATATGAATTTTACCAATTATCATATTACATTCATAACATTGCACTCtgttgataatatatatatatatataatacatgtacatgtacatattggaTATTACAAGTAATTAATACCAGAAATACTGTGGTTTATACCTACATATATTGAAAGCAATACACTGTTAATTTCCAATCAAAAGACATGAAAGATACatatatgggttttgctcaatgTTATGGTCATAGGATGACCTTAAAGTAGTTTGTATTTTCATTTAGAAATAgattgtttgtttatcatatgataaatatttgtctcattggcagatAATATTTTCACATGGACATGGTATGATCTTAATATTgcatgtatgtacaaatgtatgtacatgtatattgtaatttttgtaaaaactggcatttaaatattcatttaaaaatctacatacaatgttttctataaaatcatCTTCTTCCAAATCTGTACATGGTGGACCACAAATAACATCATTACATTTTTCTTCATTGCCCTTTTGTCCTAACCATTTTCTTCTACATACTCTGCAAATACCTGTAATGCAATTGATAGTTGTTTACatgaatacattgtaacataaatttcaatatGTTCAACTTCTacaattagtattttttttatatatcataattcAATAATATagagttattgcatgaatattgtggaatattgtcctgagtagaattttatattgcatgagcttgcgagtgcaatttATGTTTGTATGAAGGACAATATTccacaatattcatgcaataactcttttattgtatagcaatatataatatttgaaagtaaaaattggttgaaactaagattttgtcgttaatgacgtcatgaatttcgAAAAATTATTGCattagtgcaatattagaatttattgcacgcttactttttgttactttctgtgggaaatattatattgctatgcaataatacaAAGTATTTAGTAGCCGATACAGACAatgtatgaacatgatgaaggttAAATTAATATAgtattattcattttaatttcaatttattaaCAGATTAGAACTTCAGCAGTGATGTTGTATTTAAAATTGTGCATCCAGCATATTTTAgaacatacatttgtataattacatgtacatttaaaatatctaatcTATACATTAGATGAGAGATTGAGTCTTCTTTCAATCAATATAATGATTGGATATAGATAAATCACTCAAGTGCAATTATGTATCAGCAGCCAATCATGCATGTCTAAGGTATAAATCAATATTGTCATATTTTCTCAAATTCAACAAAAAGATTGGTATCTAGATGGTACATTGGATTTCCCAAATTAGGCAATTTAGGATGGTATATTAGTATCATACTGCAGGAAAGAATTATTTGATTAAAAGAACATACATGCAAATGAGAtacataaataattaaaacatgaacaatgaacatgtatattattaaattaatttatcCTGTAATCAGCCctctattgtacaaataacaggtacatgtatacaaataaatttttgctTTATTTATACATATGCTGAAGCTAAATTTGGCCTTTTTTATGCAATATATTGACGgctaaatataaatgtacatttgtaattgCAAGCAAATCACCACCCCTACCACAAATGGAAAAGTTTCCCCTGCCCCTGCTACATGTATGCCTgtaaacacccccccccccaaaaaaaaaaataataaataaaaataaatatatatattcatgtcatgaaattttatatatgttCTATAACTCTAACTAATTCAAACTTACATGTTCCTATGGGTATCACAACTCCAAACTCATTGTAGATTGTTCTCATTTGGTCTGATGATACTCTTCTGTCACCACGAATTGCCTGGCCAAGTTtgcttttagttttttgtttttcatgatCATGTTCTGATGCAAAAAAGGTTGGTACATTGCATGCATACCTTCTCAGTCTTGATTTGTGTTTGTCTTTAAAAAGCTTAACATGAGAAGGGCAGATACTGTAATTTTTTGAGGTAGCAGGACCCCAAAAAACTCCGATATCGGACTGTATTATCAGTTGATCAACTGTACTTAAACTTTCAAAGTTTAGATGTTTACCAACTTCATCACATATTGGTGATCTTTCATAGAAATGAAATGTGCAAATGTTCTCTTccatttatatcattttaaaaacaaatatttctctGACCAAAGTTGTTATGCATGACAGTGATGTAAACAAGGTAAAACAAGTCTTTCTAATGGAGAGTAAgcaaaggggaagtaactctgtACTTCCAATCCTATTGAGAATagtaaaatcaaattattttgctGAAACTGTACCGTAATTTCCTTTAAAGTGGTATTTaaggatataaataaaaaaaagaagtttcttttgattgatttttatgtacatttatttaacaaattGAGTAAGAAATGGAAAAAGCAGATATATATTCCGTTtatgacattttttcaaaataaaataaaaaagataaatataagtTTCCTCAAACTGAAACTTTACAAAAGTATTAGTTAGTATACTGCTAAATTGCCAAACTTGAAAAAATAGTCCTAACCCATGTGCATTTTCtataaatttcattgaaaattcaccatttttaatagttttcttgtttggcaaaaaattgaaatttagtctTTTTGGTGTAGTTTTAATCAAAATCTATAAAGATGTAACAatctttcattttgaatttattgaataaTCAGACAAAGTCTATTGAAAGAACATAAgatgaaaatattcaaagaaacacaacatataaaaaattagCACACAAAAAATGCCAATTTCTGCTTTTTTGCAATGTAAAAATTGCAGGAAATTATTTTGGTCAAATTACCATggcaaccatattttttttcgattaattagttatgttttttttaattagacataaatataatcatatatgtGCAATATAAAGAAGATTGAAGAATATGCGTGGCCACACAATTTTGATGGTTACAGGGAACTGGTATTAAGTTCTACATTTTAGctcagattctattatttgactgtcaaaataaataaaaaaaataaaacatcttgcttCACTTCTGTTGATTGTTCTAATCCCGTAATGTTGTAATGTACATGACGtccatagaaaatacttttaaataaactttgaaattaattgacaatggaaatggggaaggacattcagtataataaattgaataacacatagctgagaggatgATAGAGTAGATTGGTACctctcgaaaaagcattgtcaacctttgCTTCGCCgtggttgacaatgttttttatcCATGTTATCGGGGGACCAATCTACTCTAataccctctcagctatgtgttatttatataatatctatAATTTCAGACGCTAAATTGAAAATCTGGAATAGTTTTTTATATCCATATTTTAGTTTGGTCAATCAAATTTCGGTAGACTAAACTTATTGTATAGATGGGTACAAAATAGAAGAATTAAGTTAATCAGGCATCTTTATCTATCAGTAATGTAATTATCAATACGTCGGAAACAGGAGGTATGGGAAATCAACTGATGATCAAAACATTCATAATTACCTTGTTGAGATGCACTTTTTTAAAGAAATACCAGTGATTCTTTAAGTTGATTTATAATACATCTGTCTCGAGCAGAAAATTTTACGAGAATGTTAAATTGTATTTAGATACTTATTTACGACTTATCAAGCTAATTATTATTGCGTAATTGTTGTTATGTCATCATAATTCTATCATTGGGGTATTTAAATTTTACCATTAAACGAATGTAAAATTCAGCAGAAATCAGACTGTAGGGTTTTGGCACAAGAATAGTTTCACGTTTAAGCCTGTCAGTTGTCATGGTTGTCAAATAGTTCAGCCCTAGTACTGTACTATAGGGACATTGCTCATGGTTAAAGGCCGTTTTGTGACATGTAGTTTTGTCATGATTGTACATCGTTGTCCATTTGGTCGCTtgtgtatcaagtcaggaatagaAAGGtgtttttatgtgtttgagcttttgattttgtcgttTGATACGGACTTTGCATCTTTAATTTTCCACGGAGCTCgatttttctttgttattttactattaTGGATGAGTGTTTAcgcattggcaattatatcataTCTCATGCATGTacttcggtatttttgttatttactttttggATGAGTGTGTCATTGGCAATTAGATCACACcttctttattttttcttcaacCATCTTTGATAAACTTACCAGCAAATGGAGGACCAGTTAAGTTAGCAATGCCttcaaaaaacattaaaagaccatACGCATCTGTTATTTTATCTTCACCGAGAATATCAATTATTATTACTGCATGTATAGCCTCCTGGCATGCAGATATTAATCCAAATGTTCCCGCCAAAATCATATTTGGAATGTAATCTCTAAATAAAGGAATTGCACATATATTTACTCCCCAGATACATAAACTTCCGCAATAAagataaaatctaaatttttcgtttttgctgCCTAGGAATCCAAAGAGTATATTACCAACAATATGAGAAGCACCAATGACAGCTACTATATATGATCCTTTCTTTGTAGAATATCCAAAACCATGCATCCGGTCAACTGTAAAATTATACGGTAGATCATACCAAAAGTAAACAATAAACAAGGAACATGTAAACAGTAGAAAATTAATATCttttaacattgaaaatttacGCAAAATGTTTTTGTAAATGTTTCTAGCTAATGAAACACTTTCTTTTGATTCGTTGTCCGTATATCTGGCTGTAGATTTTTCAATGAATTTTGCTGTTACATCTATGGATTCAGGGTTTTCTTTTTCTGTCATGATATTATTTTCTAATGGTTTTTCGGTGATGATTTCTTCGTCTTCTATGTCAACAAAATCATTGACATTTCTGAAAACTGCACCGCATGGTATTGTTTGCAATAAAATACCGCCAATTATAGTAAGAGCTCCTCGCCAACCATACTGCTCTATAAGGAATTCATATAGTGGAGCAAATATGAGAGTTCCAAGCCCGGCACCACTCTGAGAAAATCCCGTTGCGATCGTTCTCTTCTTTTCAAAATAGGCCGTTACGACTACCACTGAATTGAGGTAAGGTATAGATATTCCGAATCCAGCTATAAGTCCAAAAGTCAAACATAAGGCCTCAATCGAATTAACAAAAGTACTGGCTATAAATCCAGCGAAGCCTATTAAACCACCTAATATTGTCGCTTTTCTAAACCCAATACGTTTAGTGATAATACTAGCAACTGGACCAAATAACATGGGAGCTGAATCTAACATAGAACCTATCCAAGCGGTATTACTCCTGGTTTCTTTAAATTCTTCCAGGAATTGTACATAGATTACACCGAAAGAAAACAGACATCCGTCAACTATTATGTTGATGACAAAAGCTGAGAATACTATCATCCAACGCCTACTACTGTGTACTTTCTTATCACCATCTGTATTACTTTCATGAATACTCTTTACACTTTCATCTCTGTCCTTCATCGTATGGTATTCAGACTAACTGTTGCTTTATACTTTCCATTTATGTGGCCACCATTGTTAAATTACACTGTGGAACAGTTCaggctgaaaataaaaaaataaaatattgacatgTAAAACGTTGTATTACATAATATGttgtataaacatttttactttaCCTATATATACATTACTGAAGGTATGTTTTATCGGAATAATAACTAGAGGTTCTaaagagcctatgtcgctcaTCTTGGTAtagtgcatattaaacaatggacacagataaattcaaattgtgttttggtgatggtgatgtgcttgtacatcttactttactgaacattcttgttgctacaattatctatatctattatgaactttgcccagtaattacagtggaaaatattttctaaaaatttccaaattttatgaaaattgataaaaattgactgtgaagggagataactccttaaagggtcatttgaaaattttggttttgttgacttaattgtagacctttctttgctgaacatcattgctgtttacagttcatctctatctataataatattcaagataataaccaaaaactgcaaaattttatttaaaattactaatttggtggcagcaaccctacaacaggttgtctgatttgtctgaaaatttcaggccagataaatcttgacctaataaacaatttaaccctttgtcagatttgctttaaatgctttggtttcagagttataagccaaagtctacattttacctctatgttctatttttagccatggcggccatcttggttggttggccgggtcatgccacacattttttaaactagataccctaatgaagttcgtggccaagtttggttaaatttggcccagtagtttcagaggagaagatttttgtaaaagttaacgacgacggacgacgacgatggacggacgacgacgacgacggacgcccagtgatgagaaaagctcacttggccctttgggccaggtgagctaaaaaggaactaaaataaaaaaataattttaaaaaaatcttgacaaAGTGATGCTTCCGCACTCCACTCTGAAATAACTGTATCATTACAAAGTCAATGTAGGACTTTCTTTGCGAATTTATTGTCTGAGAGACACAATTGATGCACACGTAGAtgcaaaatgttattttaaaataactataacatTTAACCGCTTATACCCCAAACATGATAAAGTGCAactatctcccaaaagagcaaatagtaataaaaaaaatcaccaagaAAGTTACAAGGCttttcatacatgtcatataataAGTAATGAAAACTGTATTGAATTTAATATCATCTATTTCTTTTAGCTTTCCCCACCTTTTCACATATTTTATAGCCGGGAACTTTCTGCGacacgtcctatcaccttgtcTCGAGCACCTTGTATAAAGGAACATATAGTACCCCCTACCTCcacccccccctaaaaaaaaaataaaaataaataaatcaaagatTTCATAATCGATGTAAAGAGGACTGGATAATAAAAACGACAATTCGAACACATATATGTGGTCATCTGTAACAGTAAAAGTGTATTTTGTTGTGAAGGTCCTAAGCCAGGGTAGAATCTTTAGGTCCTTTATTTTGGATTTCTaaagattttcttttattaatggtttaattatacaaaagaagatgtgatatgattgccaatacaacaactctccacaagagaccaaataacacttacattaacaactataggtcaccgcacggccttcaaaaATTAGCCAACACGGCAAAAAGAtaaatgacaatttatgtaaaaataaaagtcGGAATACACTAATAAAAAATGCAGGatcgaatagagtgaaaaataagtAAGGCAGGACAGAGACTCagattgcaattaaaaaaaaaatgtaggacATAATTTTTCATCcaagcaccccccccccctttttttaaaaatcaaatggtagctccctgcGTCTGAATTTTTATACAGTAGATATTGATTTAATTTATACAGGGTTAAAACAGCGATTGAGAAAAATTTCCGTAAGCGTATTGAAAGCATATGCATGCACCAGTGTGATTGAAGTTTACTTTGCCGTCAATCAATTCATTGTTTCCATCACACGTGTAAATGTAAGAATACACCAGTATTGTAAAATGTTCTTAATTAAGATTATCAATATAATGATTTAATAATAGTTGACATAAGATTCCGGTGAAAAACACAGCGAAAGTCGACAATAAATAAGTTATTTTAATACTGATCCTTACCATGCATAAACCATGTGATATTCTGAAATCACAGCACTTGTACACATGTACACAACAAAACATGATACTACACGGTAACTATTATTGTGTGCAACATGTTATATTGATCGAGCTATTTTTAACATAATCTTCAAACACTCTAGGGCTGTTATCTAAACATGAAAAGAACAATATGATTTAAGGTCGTAGACAATGTGTATACACCACCgataaaatatataaaggtcAGCATTAAGGATCATTAAAGGTAAAACTTAACGGTAAGATATCTAACGTTTTATAAGCCCAAGGGGAGAAAAACaactataaaaatttgtattaaagaaaaaatggttaaaaattaattatatgCAGTTAATTAATAGATTGAGAATAAATTACGACATAACACTGTAAACCCGTTTTAGGACTTAACTTAGAAACAGTTTTCCTTTTGATGtccaaatttgtttttcgtacatcaaactttttttggtaggggtgagcagctgacacatcaagtaccccacccttttcatatattttgttaatcaaaaatatataccttgtcatatattaattaacaaaaaacatacctatagatatatttcaatattttcatgcATGCACCGCTCATCATCACGTTTTTGTTAAGAAGCAATATAGTCGCAATAAAATCACATTCTTTTCCAATAAATTCGTCATATCTTAAACACTTTTTTCTTATTGCCCATTTTACATCTTTCATTATGAAGATATTTCAATTccaaaatacaatacatataaaagacgTTTGGTCAGATCATAGATGGTATTACATCTATGCGGACATCTaattagtttcagatacttattatataatcaagcaagtgataatatcaacctattgatatattttatctgaatttctcacccttttcatatatcacagagcatgaaaaagtgacctattccagcggctcatccctaccactaaTTATATAGCAAGTGGCCCCCCGAGATTTGTTCCTACTCAAACCCAGAACACGTATGCctctctgtatatatatatatatataatggtttTCAAACAACCCTGATATTTATTAATGAAGTAATTTAATCCTTATCTTCCAAAGATGGTACGCAAATTACCTCGCAATAATTTACTTCAAATACTGCGGGAAAATAGGAACCATGAACATTAAATcgtaattataataaaatttatggACGACATTGGCAAGTTAATCACTTTTAATAGCCATATATCTTCGAATTTGTATTTATTCGAAAGAGGAATAATGCTACCTTCTattatttgacatatcaaaaaatGCGTAAATCTATTAATATATGACTGTCTTGTATAACTGTTTTGTAATGatgttaatatattaaaaaagatcaACAATTTGAAATGCGCTATTTCGTAACAAAAAGAGAGAAAGTATACAGTTGTAAAATTCGTCTTCAATCATTTTTTCCTTTATTTACtactaatattttcaattatgGCTCTGTAGCTGACAAAGATCTTCATGCCATTACATTACACATCATCCTTGAAATTCCCCTAAAATCAGTTATGCATGCTTCTAACGTTTCAATCATATTTAATGCCGTGGCCAACCACGCCTATAGCATTGTTGCAGGGTCTCAATATCTAATCCTCCTGATTGCACATTTAAAACTTCACGAATCATATGTATTCAGGCTCACTATGTTATAACAGATGATCAATACATTGCCAACAACATTGATAcgaaatgtataggggtaaaaacagtaaaaaaaatctcccattgactttaatgctaatctgtgtcttgaattaaatttatacctgatttacctttagaaatgtGGTCATttacatggccttgtttacaaacactaGATTCGAACTTAATTCTTTTACTGACCCACATTACTTTTTAAACTTGTAGTAAAAATAATTAGTAcattaaacttttttcttttatttaactCTAGTTTTCATCCAtctatacaaaaatatttattacaaacacgatataccaatcagaagagcacaggACTTAAgttttatacagaaagctctcccccaaatgggcggtccctgatgacgtatatttatttactgaatttatcCCTATGGCTCAAACTGATGAAAGAATTAAGTGCATAAAAATTGTATATCTTATTCgtgttaaatataaattttatcagTTATATGTGATTTTGAATGAAGTATTAAATGAAGTGATTACTTTGacttatatatgaatatataaaaggaaAATCCATGCTAAATATCCAAGACATCTTGCagtaaaagaggggcaaaagatatcagagggaaaGAACAGTTAAACTCgcagatcgaaaataaactggcaacgtcttggctaaaaaataaagagacaaataatattacacaagacacaacttatagaaaactgaagactaagcaacacgaaccccaccaaaacctggtgtgatctcatgtgcttcggaagggttagccgattctgctccacatgtggcacccatcgtgttgctcaggTTATTGCAAACACGGTAAATAGTCGAATTCGATAGGTCACCATCGTGGGCGAAAAGGGAATTCatttgtagttacgacataaagaacatatctgatatcatcttgGTCAATATTCGCAATTATCATATACTTactagactaaataacatatgaattttactgtatgataatagcattaaattaacgtaaactccatatttttcaaattggtgcttagcggtctgatatgaaaagtttatcacatgcttcgattgttattaCATatctttccgtaacgttatcgcatggcattccgttgatactcggcaaattccggaaaatacacctcaatgctacgttttcagtgaaaaaacattacaaagtagcaAACAAAACACTTATTTGGGTaatggaaagtatattgtgtaaaataattaaaaaaacaaaacaaaaaaacaaatcaaaacaaaaaaaaagtattaaataaatgcatttttaaaagtttcaaactttattta
This genomic window from Mytilus galloprovincialis chromosome 9, xbMytGall1.hap1.1, whole genome shotgun sequence contains:
- the LOC143046437 gene encoding uncharacterized protein LOC143046437 translates to MEENICTFHFYERSPICDEVGKHLNFESLSTVDQLIIQSDIGVFWGPATSKNYSICPSHVKLFKDKHKSRLRRYACNVPTFFASEHDHEKQKTKSKLGQAIRGDRRVSSDQMRTIYNEFGVVIPIGTCICRVCRRKWLGQKGNEEKCNDVICGPPCTDLEEDDFIENIAQLKWDSDEMDELNVNLKDMEHVESLPTLSQTTSTCITEDSSQNSQISDSSLVQTDKLSNLNIFLQQSGVSPVKHMQGSFLSSERTQRRYLQKANDCLAVVIEAICPKEKEAFMEKFVESLCKSTAVENNQSSRSCGVNVSILKEIYDRAETWTFRRQILSILAFEHTYSQMKQMIPGLTSYRYYAAKKHISEVGCGLPIQEMKQTREKIDPCQLEPFLDFITSSHIIKDLPFGERKLKLSTGEIISTPNVIRAIAPTSIIRQYKQFCEDEEIRPLGTSTMYKILEECAASVRHSVEGLDYYVAEGGRAFRDIEEISVV
- the LOC143045133 gene encoding monocarboxylate transporter 12-like, whose product is MKDRDESVKSIHESNTDGDKKVHSSRRWMIVFSAFVINIIVDGCLFSFGVIYVQFLEEFKETRSNTAWIGSMLDSAPMLFGPVASIITKRIGFRKATILGGLIGFAGFIASTFVNSIEALCLTFGLIAGFGISIPYLNSVVVVTAYFEKKRTIATGFSQSGAGLGTLIFAPLYEFLIEQYGWRGALTIIGGILLQTIPCGAVFRNVNDFVDIEDEEIITEKPLENNIMTEKENPESIDVTAKFIEKSTARYTDNESKESVSLARNIYKNILRKFSMLKDINFLLFTCSLFIVYFWYDLPYNFTVDRMHGFGYSTKKGSYIVAVIGASHIVGNILFGFLGSKNEKFRFYLYCGSLCIWGVNICAIPLFRDYIPNMILAGTFGLISACQEAIHAVIIIDILGEDKITDAYGLLMFFEGIANLTGPPFAGWLYDISGSYDNTYISGGSCICFAGIMVLITRICFTKNKNVNLPENNIEDVS